In one Palaemon carinicauda isolate YSFRI2023 chromosome 25, ASM3689809v2, whole genome shotgun sequence genomic region, the following are encoded:
- the LOC137619319 gene encoding transcription factor hamlet-like, which yields MNTSAHALELAEVDRFITQQLSTVPFELDVRQSGMGTGMGIWTKQSILRGTRYGPFLGKWTEHVKDPELAWEVISERSSTRGWLDAGEIGNWLRLVRVAASPAYGNLRHLLLAGQIFYETLRDIGPSEELLLVRKSVIDLDAAFALDDPLQLGSPQDRSENTGEEDEEENDDLSRHQCLQCDKNFNDYDELDDHLVTAHGYTAGQFRCEYCPRAFAWRPNLFQHKTIHGEYKRYPCENCPRVFTDPIILQKHIRTQHEGARSHACRECGKTFATSSGLKQHTHIHSSVKPFQCEVCFKAYTQFSNLCRHKRMHADCRLQIKCTKCGQAFSTVTSLAKHKRFCDTAPSLSMPPGPPSMCDKLSHHPGLSMSNIPSSANPFMMYPRPPIPLLPTSLLPGYPMFPSLPSLVGGPRHPLLTSPLLLPFQNAQNHNQHSIPVKEKKDLPNCGSQSLKISPRLDPPDSPLQETISRPPSIPCSPKRNSTPAGKISPTRSESSGVSEAPTKMKEANEIKQEPIKKEETDKKHKTHGEKKEQPLDLTLRRSEAGNDLLLARLGLSQGDPKEERLPSPDVLDVKSPEEPRSRPDHPFLRISDLLKDTNPVSVAPTPSQPPPLLDSQSKLPLAYPRPLHPVTLLDMYRNLDHSLERSPLLPGCGLPANRYPLLLPYFPPTSIGGIGMGMNRATGLDMLKAHMSNSGRSFGDTGRPFGDMNRPYDLMASHMPRPKDRYACKFCGKVFPRSANLTRHLRTHTGEQPYKCSYCERSFSISSNLQRHVRNIHNKEKPFKCPLCDRCFGQQTNLDRHLKKHELEGPNPPDSPEAPDSSNMSLETSTNFFSDEIRSFVDKVTDSIPDSILVGDRTMQDPREDGKLTEVSTSDGINAECIVKRVRVE from the exons ATGAACACGTCCGCCCACGCCCTGGAGCTGGCCGAAGTCGATAGGTTCATAACCCAGCAGCTGTCGACAGTGCCCTTCGAGCTAGACGTCAGGCAATCGGGGATGGGCACCGGAATGGGTATCTGGACGAAACAGAGCATCCTCAGGGGTACGCGGTATGGGCCGTTTCTGGGGAAGTGGACGGAGCACGTCAAAGACCCTGAGCTGGCCTGGGAG GTCATATCTGAAAGATCTTCAACGAGAGGCTGGCTGGACGCCGGAGAAATAGGCAATTGGCTTCGTCTGGTGAGAGTGGCTGCCTCCCCGGCTTACGGAAACCTGAGGCATCTTCTTTTAGCAGGGCAG ATTTTCTACGAAACGCTGAGGGACATTGGCCCTTCGGAGGAACTCCTACTCGTGAGGAAGTCGGTCATTGACTTAGACGCTGCTTTCGCCCTAG ATGATCCACTGCAGCTTGGGTCACCACAAGACCGCTCTGAGAACACAGgcgaggaggacgaggaggagaacGATGATCTGTCCCGGCATCAGTGCCTTCAATGCGATAAGAATTTCAACGACTATGACGA GTTGGACGACCATCTGGTAACAGCTCACGGGTACACGGCCGGGCAATTCCGCTGCGAGTACTGTCCCAGGGCCTTTGCCTGGAGGCCAAATCTATTCCAGCACAAGACCATCCACGGCGAGTACAAGCGCTACCCTTGCGAAAACTGTCCAAGAGTCTTCACGGATCCCATAATCCTTCAGAAGCACATTCGAACCCAGCACGAAGGCGCCCGTTCGCACGCGTGCCGTGAGTGCGGCAAAACCTTCGCCACGAGCTCCGGCCTAAAGCAGCACACTCACATTCACTCCTCGGTGAAACCTTTCCAGTGCGAGGTTTGCTTCAAGGCCTACACGCAGTTTAGCAACTTGTGTCGGCACAAGCGGATGCACGCCGATTGCCGTCTCCAGATAAAATGCACCAAGTGCGGCCAGGCATTTTCAACGGTGACGTCGCTGGCCAAGCATAAGCGCTTCTGCGACACCGCCCCATCGTTATCCATGCCTCCCGGTCCGCCCTCCATGTGCGACAAGCTATCTCATCACCCAGGCTTATCGATGAGTAACATACCATCGTCAGCAAATCCGTTCATGATGTACCCTAGACCTCCTATACCTCTCTTACCTACGTCCCTTTTGCCAGGGTACCCCATGTTCCCAAGCCTCCCTTCACTAGTTGGTGGGCCAAGACATCCACTTCTGACTTCCCCATTACTTCTACctttccaaaatgcccaaaatcaCAACCAGCATTCCATCCCCGTCAAGGAAAAGAAAGATTTGCCAAACTGCGGTAGCCAGAGTTTAAAAATATCTCCTCGGCTTGATCCTCCTGATTCGCCTCTTCAAGAGACTATTTCACGGCCTCCATCAATTCCCTGCTCTCCAAAAAGAAACTCGACACCAGCAGGTAAAATCTCCCCTACCAGGTCTGAATCAAGTGGGGTATCCGAGGCTCCAACAAAAATGAAAGAGGCCAATGAGATTAAACAAGAGCCCATCAAAAAAGAAGAGACCgataaaaaacataagactcacgGTGAAAAGAAAGAACAGCCTTTGGACCTGACTCTAAGACGCTCAGAAGCTGGGAACGATCTACTGCTAGCGAGGTTAGGCTTGTCACAGGGCGACCCGAAGGAGGAGAGGCTGCCGTCTCCAGACGTCCTCGACGTGAAGTCACCCGAAGAGCCGAGATCCCGTCCCGATCATCCGTTTCTTAGAATCAGTGATTTATTGAAAGATACTAATCCTGTATCAGTAGCGCCAACCCCATCTCAGCCTCCACCTCTATTGGATTCACAAAGCAAATTACCTCTGGCGTATCCAAGACCGTTACACCCTGTAACGCTGTTGGACATGTACCGAAACCTCGACCACAGTTTGGAGCGCAGTCCCTTACTCCCTGGATGTGGTTTACCAGCTAACAGGTACCCTCTCTTGCTTCCTTATTTTCCACCAACGAGCATTGGAGGTATAGGTATGGGAATGAACCGCGCTACTGGCTTGGACATGCTGAAAGCTCACATGTCTAACTCAGGACGGTCCTTTGGGGACACAGGGCGACCTTTCGGAGACATGAACCGTCCTTATGATTTAATGGCATCACACATGCCCCGGCCAAAAGACCGGTACGCATGCAAGTTCTGCGGTAAGGTGTTCCCGAGATCCGCGAACTTGACGAGGCACCTTCGAACCCACACGGGAGAGCAACCTTACAAGTGCAGCTACTGTGAGAGGTCTTTCAGCATCTCCTCAAATTTGCAGCGACATGTCCGTAACATCCACAACAAAGAGAAGCCTTTTAAATGCCCTCTTTGCGACAGATGCTTCGGCCAGCAGACGAACTTGGACCGACATCTTAAGAAGCACGAACTTGAAGGCCCGAACCCTCCAGACTCCCCAGAGGCTCCAGACTCAAGCAACATGTCGCTCGAAACGTCGACAAACTTTTTCAGTGACGAGATTCGTTCATTTGTGGACAAAGTGACGGACTCAATACCCGACAGTATTCTGGTGGGAGACAGAACCATGCAGGATCCCAGGGAAGACGGTAAGCTTACGGAAGTGTCCACGAGCGACGGCATTAATGCCGAGTGTATAGTGAAAAGAGTGCGAGTGGAATGA